Proteins encoded by one window of Cystobacter ferrugineus:
- the hemW gene encoding radical SAM family heme chaperone HemW, with amino-acid sequence MDFAGPIDALTGTPAARFGLYVHFPYCVSKCPYCDFAVAVVREVPEERYARAVLTELDARLAADPSLRERTLESIFLGGGTPSLWHPRWVAHVLEGVAARLRVAPGAEVSLEANPSLADAGRFAGYRAAGVNRLSLGVQSFQEQTLQALGREHSGAQAVAAFETARRAGFDVVSMDFIYGVHGQTRAQVEADARQAVALRPEHLSTYALTVEREVLAVATPLSRQLDQGVLALPSDEAVVEMAQTVRDVYAEGGLHRYEISNHARPGFSSRHNALYWTGGEYLALGVGATGMWLTSPSGAPPEGSRYVNPRGSGAYLRAVEEGRPVEASREALGPEELFAERLSMGLRLRSGVDWEAVCARYGQSPEPRRAEVGRLVRHGLARLEGSRLVLTDAGADVHSAICARLL; translated from the coding sequence ATGGACTTCGCGGGTCCCATCGACGCCCTCACGGGCACTCCCGCGGCGCGCTTCGGGCTGTACGTGCACTTCCCCTACTGCGTGTCCAAGTGCCCCTATTGCGACTTCGCGGTGGCGGTGGTGCGCGAGGTGCCCGAGGAGCGCTACGCCCGCGCGGTGCTCACGGAGCTGGACGCGCGGCTCGCGGCGGACCCCTCGCTGCGCGAGCGCACGCTGGAGTCCATCTTCCTCGGCGGCGGCACGCCGTCCCTGTGGCATCCCCGGTGGGTGGCGCACGTGCTGGAGGGCGTGGCGGCGCGGCTGCGCGTGGCGCCGGGGGCCGAGGTGTCCCTGGAAGCCAACCCGAGCCTCGCGGACGCCGGGCGCTTCGCGGGCTACCGGGCCGCGGGCGTCAACCGGTTGTCGCTGGGCGTGCAGTCCTTCCAGGAGCAGACGCTCCAGGCGCTGGGGCGCGAGCACTCGGGGGCGCAGGCGGTGGCCGCGTTCGAGACGGCCCGGCGCGCGGGCTTCGACGTGGTGTCCATGGACTTCATCTATGGCGTGCACGGCCAGACTCGCGCGCAGGTGGAGGCGGATGCGCGCCAGGCGGTGGCCCTTCGGCCCGAGCACCTGTCCACCTATGCGCTGACGGTGGAGCGCGAGGTGCTGGCCGTGGCCACGCCGCTGTCCCGGCAGCTCGACCAGGGGGTGCTGGCGTTGCCCTCGGACGAGGCCGTGGTGGAGATGGCCCAGACGGTGCGCGACGTCTACGCCGAGGGTGGACTGCACCGCTACGAAATCTCCAACCATGCCCGGCCGGGGTTCAGCTCGCGCCACAACGCGCTGTACTGGACCGGGGGCGAGTACCTCGCGCTGGGCGTGGGGGCCACGGGCATGTGGCTCACCTCACCCTCAGGGGCCCCTCCCGAGGGCTCGCGCTATGTGAATCCGCGCGGCTCGGGCGCGTACCTGCGCGCGGTGGAGGAGGGCCGGCCGGTGGAGGCGAGCCGGGAGGCCCTGGGTCCCGAGGAGCTCTTCGCCGAGCGCCTGTCCATGGGGCTGCGGCTGCGCTCCGGCGTGGACTGGGAAGCGGTGTGCGCGCGCTACGGCCAGTCCCCCGAGCCCCGCCGGGCCGAGGTGGGGCGGCTGGTGCGCCATGGCCTCGCCCGGCTCGAGGGCTCCCGGCTCGTGCTCACCGACGCGGGCGCGGACGTGCA